The genomic stretch CAAAAGAATGGAAGTCTTTTACGAATACAACGCCGCGTTAATGGCAATCACAAAAGCCGATTTGCTGAAATTCAGTGCTAAAACCGGCGATACGGAAGGGCTGGTAAATTATCTTTTGTCCATCGAAGGCATTAAATTCGGCGCGCTGGTAATCGACAGGGATGAAGAACGCAAATGGAGTTTCCGCAGCAAAGGCAGTTTTGATGTGAATGAATTTGCACGAAAACATTTCAACGGCGGCGGACATAAAAATGCAGCAGGCGGGCACTCAAAAGACTCCCTGGAAGAAACCGTGAGAAAATTTAAAGAGATTTTATTAGATTATGCAGAAACTTTGCGTTAACATTGCCCACAAATTTTTAATTAAAAAATAATCGAATACAAAAGATGAGAAAACTATTATGCGCATCGGCAGGGCTTTCATTGCTTGCGCTTGCATCCTGTAATCTGAATTACAGCACTACAAAATCCGGTATAAAATATAAGATATTTTCCGGCAAGGCTGCCGGAGCGGAACACAAAGGCGATTCCATCACTGTGGGCGACATTGTAAAATTTAATATCAAAGTTACCATTCCTGAACAGGATACAACCCTGGCGGATTTTTACGGCAAAATGCCGCAATACGCACCATTGGACACCGGCGCAAGAGCTAAAATGTCCATCATGGAAATTATGCCGAAAATGCAATCGGGAGACAGCGCTGTTGCTATGTTGAGCATGGACAGCATCATTGCCAAAAACCCAATGGGCTTACCACCCTTTATTAAAAAGGGACAACATATCAAATATACCATCAGCATACTTAATGTGTTCAAAAACGACTCCATTGCGAGACTTGACGTAAACAAAGAACGCGACAAAGAACAGGCGCGCGAAAAGGTAGAACTGGACGCAGCGGGCACAGCTTTGGATAAATATATTACAGACAACAACATCAAGGCGACCAAGACCAAAAACGGCGTATATGTAGTATTGGATACACCCGGCGACA from Arachidicoccus sp. BS20 encodes the following:
- a CDS encoding FKBP-type peptidyl-prolyl cis-trans isomerase codes for the protein MRKLLCASAGLSLLALASCNLNYSTTKSGIKYKIFSGKAAGAEHKGDSITVGDIVKFNIKVTIPEQDTTLADFYGKMPQYAPLDTGARAKMSIMEIMPKMQSGDSAVAMLSMDSIIAKNPMGLPPFIKKGQHIKYTISILNVFKNDSIARLDVNKERDKEQAREKVELDAAGTALDKYITDNNIKATKTKNGVYVVLDTPGDISLKADSGMQATVNYTGRVVGGTKPFDSNVDTTFHHAKPLEVVVDSHQTIPGWDEALPYFGKGAKGKIYIPAKLAYGAQQAGPDIKPYSNLVFDIEVTDVKKPEAPKTPAMTPEMQKQLQEKLQHAMPAHK